The genomic stretch TCCACAAGGATAGCGCACGCGATTCAACTCCTGCAATTATACCATTGGCCCGGCAACATACGAGAGTTAAAGAATATTATTGAACGCCTGCTCATCATGGTCAATCAAGATGTCATCCTACCGACTGACGTGGAGAATGTTCTGCCAATTCCAAAGACTGCCCCCCAACCTAACACCGTCGCTGTTGCCCAAGAGAATCGTTTTCACGCAGACAAATCCTTGCTAGAAATGGTTGACGATGCTGAAGCGGATCTCATCCGCAACGCCCTTAACACAAACAGTTGGAACATCAAGCGAACCGCCGAACAGTTGAAAATCGAGCGCAGCAACTTCTATAAAAAGCTGGAAAAATTTAACATCAAGCGTCCGGATGATGTGTGAAATATTCGCCTAGAGTTGAAAGCGATGACCATAGCTAGGCTATCGCAATCACAGAAAGAGAGCAGTACCGATGATAGCGATGTCCCTCCTCATCTTTGCGCTCGGATTGGCGATTGGCAGTTTTTTGAATGTGTGCATCTACCGCCTCCCCCAAGGACTATCTATTCATTCCCCACGCCGATCCTTTTGCCCCGAATGCCGGACACCAATTCGCTTCTACGATAACATCCCAGTCCTGAGCTACCTCTTCCTAAAAGGACGTTGCCGACACTGCGAAACGAGAATATCAAGGGTTTACCCACTAGTTGAACTGATGACAGGTATACTGTTTCTGTTCTCGCTGTATCGGTTCGGACCAACGCTCGCGCTCTTGCACAGTTGCTTGTTCATCAGTTTATTGATACCTATCACTTGGATTGATGCGCGATGGTACATCATTCCGAATGCCATTATCCTTGTCGGATTGATTACTGGCACGGCAGTGACTCTCCTCATTGCGTTGACCCGTCACGATCCGGACTATCTGATTGATCACCTCATCGGAGCAGTAGCGGGTGGTGCCGCAATGGCATTAATTGCGGTTGTGGGAACGTTTCTTTTTCGCAAAAAAGCGATGGGCGGTGGAGACATCAAATTGATGATCCTCATTGGGTTGTTTCTGGGAGGGTGGCCCCATTTGTTGGTTGTAATCATGGCTTCCGCTTTTACAGGCTCAATCATTGGATTGTCCCTTGTCGCGCTCGGAAAAAAAAGTGGGGGCGGGAGTCGAATACCTTACGGTCCTTTTCTCGTAATTGGTGCAACCCTGGATCTGTTTTGGGGAAATGAAATTTGGGGCTGGTATTTAAGGCTCATTGGTTGGCAATAGACAAATGGAGCATGGGACCCACGCGTTTCATTCTTCGCTTCTTTACAACAGTGATATTTGGTGGTAAAATGTCTCCAGAATCAGAGGCGATAACTCAATATCAATAGAATCAGACGGTGAAACCAAAAGANNNNNNNNNNNNNNNNNNNNNNNNNNNNNNNNNNNNNNNNNNNNNNNNNNNNNNNNNNNNNNNNNNNNNNNNNNNNNNNNNNNNNNNNNNNNNNNNNNNNNNNNNNNNNNGTGATGCAAGATGTCGTGTTGATGAAGTATATCGGTATGAACCCAGTTGTCGTGCATGGCGGTGGCAATCAGATTAGCGAATGGATGCGGCGAGTCGGCAAAGAGGCGGAGTTTGTACAAGGCTTGCGGGTCACAGATGCGGAGACCGTTGAAATCGCTGAAATGGTACTCGCGGGGGTAATCAATAAAGAAATTGTCTCACTGATTAACCTGCACGGCGGGAAAGCGGTCGGGCTGTGTGGGAAGGATGCGAACCTCATTCGCGTGCAGAAGTAC from Candidatus Poribacteria bacterium encodes the following:
- a CDS encoding prepilin peptidase, translating into MIAMSLLIFALGLAIGSFLNVCIYRLPQGLSIHSPRRSFCPECRTPIRFYDNIPVLSYLFLKGRCRHCETRISRVYPLVELMTGILFLFSLYRFGPTLALLHSCLFISLLIPITWIDARWYIIPNAIILVGLITGTAVTLLIALTRHDPDYLIDHLIGAVAGGAAMALIAVVGTFLFRKKAMGGGDIKLMILIGLFLGGWPHLLVVIMASAFTGSIIGLSLVALGKKSGGGSRIPYGPFLVIGATLDLFWGNEIWGWYLRLIGWQ